The Miscanthus floridulus cultivar M001 chromosome 7, ASM1932011v1, whole genome shotgun sequence genome includes a region encoding these proteins:
- the LOC136468060 gene encoding uncharacterized protein isoform X3 — protein MRSSNLEVFLEAATPRLPWRSAPMDCFRGPDTVWQLEKKHSVDYFTMEDLWEHYSESSTYGLAVPVHLQTTGKSITQHFVPYLSAIQIYTAKALAGVPSRSMESETDSWSDDNSVGDKDSRSWDAASSYDSSHEDLDDPTVRSKQGGYLNFQYSECDPPYERIPLADKVAELAQDYPCLTSLKSAELSPSSWLSVAWYPIYHIPYHGNLKGISACFLTYHSISTVFQDEIIVRCGGDRTVALSPFGLATYRMEAGKRLWTEPHHMPAAAGSGGGSPNASAAGSARLSVSSSHSDLYWAASSWLKQVGAHHPDFNFFTAHRSAIR, from the exons ATGAG GAGCAGCAATCTAGAGGTCTTCCTGGAGGCCGCCACTCCACGGTTGCCGTGGCGATCAGCGCCCATG GACTGTTTCCGAGGGCCAGACACTGTCTGGCAACTGGAGAAGAAACACTCGGTCGACTACTTCACCATGGAGGATCTGTGGGAGCATTATTCAGAGAGCAGCACGTACGGCCTCGCTGTTCCTGTCCATCTTCAGACGACGGGCAAGTCAATTACCCAGCATTTCGTTCCCTACCTATCAGCTATTCAGATATACACCGCCAAGGCTCTTGCTGGTGTCCCCAG CAGGAGCATGGAAAGCGAGACTGATTCTTGGAGCGACGATAATAGCGTCGGCGACAAGGATTCCAGGTCTTGGGATGCCGCGTCATCGTATGATTCAAGCCATGAAGACTTGGATGATCCTACTGTTCGTTCAAAGCAAGGTGGATACTTGAATTTCCAGTACAGTGAATGCGACCCACCCTATGAGAGAATTCCTCTTGCAGACAAG GTGGCAGAGCTGGCACAAGACTATCCGTGCTTGACATCTCTGAAAAGCGCAGAATTGTCACCTTCAAGCTGGCTATCGGTAGCATG GTATCCTATTTACCATATCCCTTATCATGGGAACCTGAAGGGAATTTCTGCATGTTTCCTTACCTACCATTCTATTTCAACGGTGTTTCAAG ATGAGATCATAGTGAGATGCGGTGGCGACAGGACCGTGGCGCTTTCCCCATTCGGACTGGCGACCTACAGAATGGAAGCAGGGAAGCGGCTCTGGACGGAGCCGCATCACATGCCTGCAGCTGCTGGTAGTGGTGGTGGATCACCAAATGCTTCTGCTGCTGGTAGTGCTAGGTTATCAGTCTCATCATCCCATTCTGACCTCTACTGGGCAGCATCCTCTTGGCTGAAGCAAGTGGGAGCACACCATCCTGACTTTAACTTCTTCACAGCTCATCGCTCTGCGATCAGATAG
- the LOC136468060 gene encoding uncharacterized protein isoform X2: MVSRSSNLEVFLEAATPRLPWRSAPMDCFRGPDTVWQLEKKHSVDYFTMEDLWEHYSESSTYGLAVPVHLQTTGKSITQHFVPYLSAIQIYTAKALAGVPRSMESETDSWSDDNSVGDKDSRSWDAASSYDSSHEDLDDPTVRSKQGGYLNFQYSECDPPYERIPLADKVAELAQDYPCLTSLKSAELSPSSWLSVAWYPIYHIPYHGNLKGISACFLTYHSISTVFQDEIIVRCGGDRTVALSPFGLATYRMEAGKRLWTEPHHMPAAAGSGGGSPNASAAGSARLSVSSSHSDLYWAASSWLKQVGAHHPDFNFFTAHRSAIR, translated from the exons ATGGTGAGCAGGAGCAGCAATCTAGAGGTCTTCCTGGAGGCCGCCACTCCACGGTTGCCGTGGCGATCAGCGCCCATG GACTGTTTCCGAGGGCCAGACACTGTCTGGCAACTGGAGAAGAAACACTCGGTCGACTACTTCACCATGGAGGATCTGTGGGAGCATTATTCAGAGAGCAGCACGTACGGCCTCGCTGTTCCTGTCCATCTTCAGACGACGGGCAAGTCAATTACCCAGCATTTCGTTCCCTACCTATCAGCTATTCAGATATACACCGCCAAGGCTCTTGCTGGTGTCCCCAG GAGCATGGAAAGCGAGACTGATTCTTGGAGCGACGATAATAGCGTCGGCGACAAGGATTCCAGGTCTTGGGATGCCGCGTCATCGTATGATTCAAGCCATGAAGACTTGGATGATCCTACTGTTCGTTCAAAGCAAGGTGGATACTTGAATTTCCAGTACAGTGAATGCGACCCACCCTATGAGAGAATTCCTCTTGCAGACAAG GTGGCAGAGCTGGCACAAGACTATCCGTGCTTGACATCTCTGAAAAGCGCAGAATTGTCACCTTCAAGCTGGCTATCGGTAGCATG GTATCCTATTTACCATATCCCTTATCATGGGAACCTGAAGGGAATTTCTGCATGTTTCCTTACCTACCATTCTATTTCAACGGTGTTTCAAG ATGAGATCATAGTGAGATGCGGTGGCGACAGGACCGTGGCGCTTTCCCCATTCGGACTGGCGACCTACAGAATGGAAGCAGGGAAGCGGCTCTGGACGGAGCCGCATCACATGCCTGCAGCTGCTGGTAGTGGTGGTGGATCACCAAATGCTTCTGCTGCTGGTAGTGCTAGGTTATCAGTCTCATCATCCCATTCTGACCTCTACTGGGCAGCATCCTCTTGGCTGAAGCAAGTGGGAGCACACCATCCTGACTTTAACTTCTTCACAGCTCATCGCTCTGCGATCAGATAG
- the LOC136468060 gene encoding uncharacterized protein isoform X1 yields MVSRSSNLEVFLEAATPRLPWRSAPMDCFRGPDTVWQLEKKHSVDYFTMEDLWEHYSESSTYGLAVPVHLQTTGKSITQHFVPYLSAIQIYTAKALAGVPSRSMESETDSWSDDNSVGDKDSRSWDAASSYDSSHEDLDDPTVRSKQGGYLNFQYSECDPPYERIPLADKVAELAQDYPCLTSLKSAELSPSSWLSVAWYPIYHIPYHGNLKGISACFLTYHSISTVFQDEIIVRCGGDRTVALSPFGLATYRMEAGKRLWTEPHHMPAAAGSGGGSPNASAAGSARLSVSSSHSDLYWAASSWLKQVGAHHPDFNFFTAHRSAIR; encoded by the exons ATGGTGAGCAGGAGCAGCAATCTAGAGGTCTTCCTGGAGGCCGCCACTCCACGGTTGCCGTGGCGATCAGCGCCCATG GACTGTTTCCGAGGGCCAGACACTGTCTGGCAACTGGAGAAGAAACACTCGGTCGACTACTTCACCATGGAGGATCTGTGGGAGCATTATTCAGAGAGCAGCACGTACGGCCTCGCTGTTCCTGTCCATCTTCAGACGACGGGCAAGTCAATTACCCAGCATTTCGTTCCCTACCTATCAGCTATTCAGATATACACCGCCAAGGCTCTTGCTGGTGTCCCCAG CAGGAGCATGGAAAGCGAGACTGATTCTTGGAGCGACGATAATAGCGTCGGCGACAAGGATTCCAGGTCTTGGGATGCCGCGTCATCGTATGATTCAAGCCATGAAGACTTGGATGATCCTACTGTTCGTTCAAAGCAAGGTGGATACTTGAATTTCCAGTACAGTGAATGCGACCCACCCTATGAGAGAATTCCTCTTGCAGACAAG GTGGCAGAGCTGGCACAAGACTATCCGTGCTTGACATCTCTGAAAAGCGCAGAATTGTCACCTTCAAGCTGGCTATCGGTAGCATG GTATCCTATTTACCATATCCCTTATCATGGGAACCTGAAGGGAATTTCTGCATGTTTCCTTACCTACCATTCTATTTCAACGGTGTTTCAAG ATGAGATCATAGTGAGATGCGGTGGCGACAGGACCGTGGCGCTTTCCCCATTCGGACTGGCGACCTACAGAATGGAAGCAGGGAAGCGGCTCTGGACGGAGCCGCATCACATGCCTGCAGCTGCTGGTAGTGGTGGTGGATCACCAAATGCTTCTGCTGCTGGTAGTGCTAGGTTATCAGTCTCATCATCCCATTCTGACCTCTACTGGGCAGCATCCTCTTGGCTGAAGCAAGTGGGAGCACACCATCCTGACTTTAACTTCTTCACAGCTCATCGCTCTGCGATCAGATAG
- the LOC136468060 gene encoding uncharacterized protein isoform X4, which produces MDCFRGPDTVWQLEKKHSVDYFTMEDLWEHYSESSTYGLAVPVHLQTTGKSITQHFVPYLSAIQIYTAKALAGVPSRSMESETDSWSDDNSVGDKDSRSWDAASSYDSSHEDLDDPTVRSKQGGYLNFQYSECDPPYERIPLADKVAELAQDYPCLTSLKSAELSPSSWLSVAWYPIYHIPYHGNLKGISACFLTYHSISTVFQDEIIVRCGGDRTVALSPFGLATYRMEAGKRLWTEPHHMPAAAGSGGGSPNASAAGSARLSVSSSHSDLYWAASSWLKQVGAHHPDFNFFTAHRSAIR; this is translated from the exons ATG GACTGTTTCCGAGGGCCAGACACTGTCTGGCAACTGGAGAAGAAACACTCGGTCGACTACTTCACCATGGAGGATCTGTGGGAGCATTATTCAGAGAGCAGCACGTACGGCCTCGCTGTTCCTGTCCATCTTCAGACGACGGGCAAGTCAATTACCCAGCATTTCGTTCCCTACCTATCAGCTATTCAGATATACACCGCCAAGGCTCTTGCTGGTGTCCCCAG CAGGAGCATGGAAAGCGAGACTGATTCTTGGAGCGACGATAATAGCGTCGGCGACAAGGATTCCAGGTCTTGGGATGCCGCGTCATCGTATGATTCAAGCCATGAAGACTTGGATGATCCTACTGTTCGTTCAAAGCAAGGTGGATACTTGAATTTCCAGTACAGTGAATGCGACCCACCCTATGAGAGAATTCCTCTTGCAGACAAG GTGGCAGAGCTGGCACAAGACTATCCGTGCTTGACATCTCTGAAAAGCGCAGAATTGTCACCTTCAAGCTGGCTATCGGTAGCATG GTATCCTATTTACCATATCCCTTATCATGGGAACCTGAAGGGAATTTCTGCATGTTTCCTTACCTACCATTCTATTTCAACGGTGTTTCAAG ATGAGATCATAGTGAGATGCGGTGGCGACAGGACCGTGGCGCTTTCCCCATTCGGACTGGCGACCTACAGAATGGAAGCAGGGAAGCGGCTCTGGACGGAGCCGCATCACATGCCTGCAGCTGCTGGTAGTGGTGGTGGATCACCAAATGCTTCTGCTGCTGGTAGTGCTAGGTTATCAGTCTCATCATCCCATTCTGACCTCTACTGGGCAGCATCCTCTTGGCTGAAGCAAGTGGGAGCACACCATCCTGACTTTAACTTCTTCACAGCTCATCGCTCTGCGATCAGATAG